The Setaria italica strain Yugu1 chromosome IX, Setaria_italica_v2.0, whole genome shotgun sequence genome has a window encoding:
- the LOC101759604 gene encoding adenylosuccinate synthetase 1, chloroplastic, translated as MSLSTLSHPAAAAAAAAGSGKSLSPAFPAAQSARLPKTRPHAPAAVSAAAAAAVHADSAEDRVSALSQVSGVLGSQWGDEGKGKLVDVLAPRFDIVARCQGGANAGHTIYNAEGKKFALHLVPSGILHEGTLCVVGNGAVIHVPGFFGEIDGLESNGVRCDGRILVSDRAHLLFDLHQVVDGLREAELENSFIGTTKRGIGPCYSSKVTRNGLRVCDLRHMDTFGDKLDVLFKDAASRFQGFEYSKSMLKEEVERYKRFAERLEPFIADTVHVLNESIQQKKKILVEGGQATMLDIDFGTYPFVTSSSPSAGGICTGLGIAPRVVGDLIGVVKAYTSRVGSGPFPTELFGEEGDRLRKAGMEFGTTTGRPRRCGWLDIVALKYCCQINGFSSLNLTKLDVLSGLSEIKVGVSYNQADGQKLQSFPGDLDTLEQVQVNYEVLPGWQSDISSIRSYNELPQAARLYVERIEELVGVPVHYIGVGPGRDALIYK; from the exons ATGTCACTCTCCACACTCAgccacccggccgccgccgccgccgccgccgccgggagcggGAAATCCCTTTCCCCTGCTTTCCCGGCGGCGCAGTCGGCGCGTCTTCCTAAGACACGGCCccatgcccccgccgccgtgtccgccgcggccgcggcggctgtTCACGCGGATTCCGCGGAGGATAGGGTTTCGGCGCTGAGCCAGGTCTCCGGCGTGCTGGGGTCGCAGTGGGGAGACGAGGGGAAGGGCAAGCTCGTCGACGTGCTCGCCCCCCGATTCGACATCGTCGCGCGTTGCCAG GGGGGAGCAAATGCTGGACACACCATCTACAACGCTGAAGGCAAGAAGTTTGCCCTTCATCTTGTTCCATCTGGTATTCTCCATGAAGGGACACTTTGTGTTGTTGGCAATGGAGCAGTGATCCATGTTCCAGGGTTCTTTGGAGAAATTGACGGCCTTGAGTCCAATGGAGTCCGCTGTGATGGAAGAATACTGGTCTCTGATCGAGCACATCTGCTGTTTGATCTGCACCAGGTTGTTGATGGACTTAGGGAAGCTGAGCTGGAAAATTCTTTTATTGGGACAACTAAGAGAGGCATTGGACCTTGTTACTCCAGCAAGGTAACTCGAAATGGACTGCGAGTTTGTGATCTAAGGCACATGGACACTTTTGGGGATAAACTTGATGTCTTATTTAAAGATGCTGCTTCAAGATTTCAAGGCTTCGAGTACAGCAAAAGTATGCTCAAGGAAGAGGTTGAGAGGTACAAGAGGTTTGCAGAGCGCTTGGAGCCCTTCATTGCTGATACTGTGCATGTGTTAAATGAATCTAtccaacagaagaagaaaattCTGGTTGAAGGGGGCCAAGCAACTATGCTGGACATTGATTTTGGTACTTATCCATTTGTGACTTCTTCGAGCCCTTCAGCTGGCGGGATATGCACTGGCCTTGGGATTGCCCCAAGGGTAGTTGGTGACCTGATTGGAGTG GTCAAGGCTTACACATCAAGAGTTGGCTCTGGTCCTTTCCCAACTGAACTATTTGGAGAGGAAGGTGATCGCCTTAGGAAAGCTGGAATGGAATTTGGCACGACAACAGGTCGCCCAAGGCGATGTGGCTGGCTTGACATTGTTGCACTTAAGTACTGCTGCCAAATCAATGGGTTCTCTTCACTTAATTTGACCAAACTTGATGTTCTGTCTGGGCTGTCAGAAATTAAGGTGGGTGTTTCATATAACCAAGCCGACGGACAGAAACTACAATCCTTCCCTGGGGATCTTGACACCCTGGAGCAAGTACAG GTCAACTATGAGGTGCTGCCAGGTTGGCAAAGTGACATTTCTTCCATTAGAAGTTACAATGAACTTCCCCAAGCTGCGCGCCTCTATGTGGAGAGGATAGAGGAGCTTGTTGGTGTCCCAGTGCACTACATTGGTGTTGGACCTGGGAGAGATGCTCTCATATACAAGTAA
- the LOC101760007 gene encoding dehydration-responsive element-binding protein 2E has translation MESYGGGRKRAWKKGPTRGKGGPQNAACEYRGVRQRTWGKWVAEIREPNKRTRLWLGSFATAEEAALAYDEAARRLYGPDAFLNLPHLRASVTAAAAAAHQRLRWLPASARGGAAVPAYGLLNLNAQHNVHVIHQRLQELKNGGAPPAKPPCGGGARAPHQLVVPPLPASTTSPCSTVTNGRGVAAHAALPPPMSCFQALEEAVATAAMTADDDTEPCEGACAGTDKPQLDLREFLQQIGVLKTDEDGATAKEGLHGDGDVAGAFGFGGNGEFDWDALAADLNDIAGGHGGAVGVNGGFQMDDLHEVDQFGSCLPIPVWDV, from the coding sequence ATGGAGAGctacggcggcgggcggaagcgCGCGTGGAAGAAGGGCCCGACGCGGGGGAAGGGCGGCCCGCAGAACGCGGCGTGCGAGTACCGGGGCGTGCGGCAGCGGACGTGGGGCAAGTGGGTGGCCGAGATCCGCGAGCCCAACAAGCGCACCCGCCTCTGGCTCGGCTCCTTCGccaccgccgaggaggccgcgcTCGCCTACGACGAGGCCGCGCGCAGGCTCTACGGGCCAGACGCCTTCCTCAACCTGCCCCACCTCCGCgcctccgtcaccgccgccgccgccgccgcgcaccagCGCCTCAGGTGGCTCCCGGCCTCCGccaggggcggcgccgccgtcccggcTTACGGCCTCCTCAACCTCAACGCGCAGCACAACGTCCACGTCATCCACCAGAGGCTGCAGGAGCTCAAGAACggcggggcgccgccggccaagCCGCCCTGCGGGGGCGGAGCGCGAGCTCCCCACCAGCTCGTCGTCCCGCCTCtcccggcctccaccacctctcCCTGCTCCACCGTCACCAACGGCCGCGGCGTGGCTGCCCACgcggccctgccgccgcccaTGTCGTGCTTCCAGGCcctggaggaggcggtggccacGGCCGCGATGACGGCCGACGACGACACCGAGCCGTGCGAGGGCGCCTGCGCTGGCACGGACAAGCCCCAGCTCGACCTCAGGGAGTTTTTGCAGCAGATCGGCGTGCTCAAGACCGACGAGGACGGCGCCACCGCCAAGGAGGGCCtacacggcgacggcgacgtagCCGGTGCCTTCGGCTTCGGCGGCAACGGCGAGTTCGACTGGGACGCGCTGGCTGCGGACCTCAACGACATCGCGGgaggccacggcggcgccgtcggcgtGAACGGAGGGTTCCAGATGGACGATCTGCATGAGGTCGACCAGTTCGGAAGCTGCCTTCCCATCCCTGTCTGGGACGTGTAA
- the LOC101760409 gene encoding uncharacterized protein LOC101760409, translated as MLAIRSTKCPVAFVGAAGALVVLVTAVHVFMVPILPSSLDYFGARSSISRPRNALPGVGVVDSRLRGQFPSDSHGAVVFRGAPWKAEVGRWLAGCHANSSSVNVTEAIGAKRCEKDCSGRGVCNYNLGECRCFHGYSGKGCEEVLKLECNLPSSPEWPAGRWIVSICAAHCDTTRAMCFCGPGTKYPDRPVAEACGFKTIFPAKPDDPKLTDWKTPDLENVFTTNRSKLGWCNVVPEDAYSSKVKYKEECDCKYDGLWGQFCETRVECSCINQCSGHGHCRGGFCQCDSGYFGIDCSIPSAHSLAHDLPSWLHPPVNLPDLKIVNSTSINVKAIVQKKRPLIYVYDLPAEFDNHLLEGRHFKFQCVNRIYDGRNRTLWTQQLYGAQMALYESILASPHRTLNGDEADYFYVPVLDSCLITRSDDAPHLLMPRDLRLRSYHALEYYRMAYDHIAQQYPYWNRTSGRDHIWFFSWDEGACYAPREIWNSMMLVHWGNTNTKHKNSTSAYWADNWDHIPLDRRGNHPCFDPRKDLVLPAWKEPDPGAIWLKLWARPRINRTTLFYFNGNLGPAYEGGRPEDTYSMGIRQKLAAEFGSTPNKQGNLGRQYATDVTVTYLRTEKYYEELASSVFCGVLPGDGWSGRMEDSMLQGCIPVIIQDGIFLPYENVLNYNSFAVRLQEDDIPNLISTLRGINETQVEFMLGNVRQMWQRFFYRDSILLEAQRQKRLFSEEAPWSVEVSKLPDDDDVFATFMQVLHYKLYNDPWRQGLLQTKETGLPTICSRAS; from the exons ATGCTCGCAATCCGTTCGACGAAATGCCCAGTGGCATTtgtgggcgccgccggcgccctggTGGTGCTTGTCACCGCTGTCCATGTGTTCATGGTGCCAatcctcccttcctccttggatTACTTCGGTGCTCGCAGCAGTATAAGCCGCCCAAGAAATGCTCTCCCGGGCGTTGGGGTGGTGGATTCGCGTCTCAGGGGGCAGTTCCCTTCTGATTCGCATGGTGCTGTGGTGTTCCGTGGCGCACCATGGAAGGCTGAGGTTGGGAGATGGCTTGCTGGGTGCCATGCTAACTCCTCGTCTGTCAATGTCACTGAG GCAATAGGTGCAAAGCGATGTGAGAAAGACTGCAGTGGCCGTGGTGTGTGCAACTATAATCTGGGAGAGTGCAGATGCTTTCATGGATATTCTG GGAAAGGATGTGAGGAGGTTCTGAAATTGGAATGCAACCTCCCGAGTTCCCCAGAATGGCCTGCAGGACGATGGATAGTTTCCATATGTGCAGCTCACTGTGACACAACCAGGGCAATGTGCTTCTGTGGTCCAGGAACAAAATACCCAGATCGCCCTGTGGCAGAAGCTTGTGGTTTTAAAACAAT TTTTCCTGCAAAACCTGATGATCCAAAGCTTACCGATTGGAAAACACCCGACCTGGAAAACGTATTCACGACAAACAGAAGTAAGTTAGGCTGGTGTAATGTGGTCCCTGAGGATGCATATTCGTCCAAAGTGAAGTATAAAGAAGAATGTGATTGCAAATATGATGGACTCTGGGGGCAGTTCTGTGAGACACGTGTTGAATGCAGCTGCATCAACCAATGCTCTGGACATGGACATTGCCGTGGTGGTTTCTGTCAG TGTGACAGTGGTTATTTTGGGATTGATTGCAGTATCCCATCAGCGCATTCACTTGCACATGACTTGCCCTCATGGCTCCACCCACCAGTGAATTTACCAGACTTGAAAATTGTAAACAGTACCTCCATCAATGTTAAGGCCATTGTTCAGAAAAAAAGGCCACTAATATATGTATATGATTTGCCAGCTGAGTTTGACAATCATCTTCTTGAA GGACGACATTTCAAGTTTCAGTGTGTGAACAGAATTTACGATGGCAGAAACAGAACATTGTGGACCCAGCAATTGTATGGTGCCCag ATGGCACTCTATGAGAGCATTCTTGCTAGCCCTCACCGCACTCTTAATGGGGACGAAGCTGATTATTTCTATGTGCCAGTGCTTGACTCATGTCTAATAACTAGATCTGATGATGCTCCACATCTGCTAATGCCG AGGGACCTGCGCCTCAGGAGTTACCATGCTCTGGAGTACTATAGAATGGCGTATGATCACATAGCTCAGCAGTATCCTTACTGGAACCGCACTTCGGGAAGAGACCACATATGG TTCTTTTCATGGGATGAAGGTGCCTGCTATGCTCCAAGAGAAATCTGGAACAGCATGATGCTTGTCCACTGGGGAAACACTAACACGAAACATAAGAATTCAACAAGTGCTTATTGGGCAGACAACTGGGATCATATTCCTTTAGATAGAAGAGGCAACCATCCATGTTTTGATCCAAGAAAGGATCTAGTGCTTCCGGCATGGAAGGAACCTGACCCAGGGGCGATATGGTTAAAACTATGGGCAAG GCCAAGGATTAACCGTACAACACTTTTCTATTTCAACGGTAATCTAGGTCCAGCATATGAAGGAGGCCGCCCAGAAGACAC GTATAGCATGGGGATTCGGCAGAAGCTAGCAGCTGAATTTGGTTCCACACCAAACAAGCAGGGAAATCTTGGAAGGCAGTATGCCACTGATGTGACAGTGACCTATTTACGAACTGAGAAATATTATGAGGAACTAGCAAGCTCTGTTTTCTGTGGTGTCCTGCCAGGGGATGGCTGGAGTGGGCGTATGGAAGACAGCATGCTTCAAGGATGTATTCCTGTCATAATTCAG GATGGAATTTTTCTGCCGTATGAAAATGTGCTTAACTACAACAGTTTTGCGGTCCGTCTACAAGAAGATGACATCCCAAACCTCATAAGTACACTTCGA GGAATAAATGAAACGCAAGTAGAGTTTATGCTTGGGAATGTGCGCCAGATGTGGCAGAGGTTTTTCTATAGAGACTCTATATTGCTGGAGGCACAGAGACAGAAAAGGCTGTTCTCTGAAGAGGCACCCTGGTCTGTTGAGGTATCAAAACtacctgatgatgatgatgtcttTGCGACATTTATGCAG GTATTGCATTATAAACTGTACAATGACCCTTGGCGGCAAGGTCTCCTGCAAACAAAGGAAACTGGGTTGCCTACCATCTGCTCGAGAGCTTCCTGA
- the LOC101760825 gene encoding uncharacterized protein LOC101760825 has translation MEFMEPKDIDWSRVVSRYVRDETYEGIEAPHWADLTDPNAGRADIDDEAWFCRPDCRHPKTAEDFLRLSPSPKGKLLRSVSAMLPFGERDVNATNLRDGNNNLKWRGGGAGGAVPTFTPPKSKAAPKKRFQEDSENQDPALATPPPRQAPSRPPFGAPRWNKSAKEAIKSSAEKRPDNAEKEALLNKHAPPRQLKSTLSARNLFSGKDILGQISDFYDELKRMVGGGGGQPVTDTQEEHSSNPMNGIDAMEKVACDAGVSDPISSETAKKVARQETVQKSPSPMKGKKVGLKVEAGKQRSPSVLKEVKATPPTPQRFPSPSPNRIKNVKSGGMAAAGLPLKKPLKDKGTLTKDLESKKDAVRQPFGVKDMNNTRACDAEGSSGSMFWFLKPCTFLVE, from the exons ATGGAGTTCATGGAGCCCAAGGACATCGACTGGAGCCGGGTGGTGTCGCGGTACGTGCGCGACGAGACCTACGAGGGCATCGAGGCCCCGCACTGGGCCGACCTCACCGACCCAAACGCCGGCCGCGCCGACATCGACGACGAGGCCTGGTTCTGTCGCCCCG ATTGCCGGCACCCGAAGACGGCGGAGGATTTCCTCAGGCTGAGCCCCAGTCCCAAG GGCAAGCTGCTGCGATCAGTGTCGGCCATGCTGCCGTTCGGCGAGAGGGACGTCAACGCCACCAATCTCAG GGACGGCAATAACAATCTCAAgtggcggggcggcggcgcaggcggtgcCGTTCCTACCTTCACGCCGCCGAAGTCGAAGGCAGCGCCCAAGAAGAGGTTCCAGGAGGACAGCGAGAACCAGGACCCTGCGCTGGCGACGCCGCCCCCGCGACAGGCACCAAGTAGGCCGCCGTTCGGTGCCCCTCGGTGGAACAAGAGTGCCAAGGAGGCCATCAAGTCCAGTGCGGAGAAGCGGCCGGACAATGCTGAGAAGGAGGCGCTGCTCAACAAGCACGCCCCGCCCAGGCAGCTCAAGAGCACCCTCTCAGCGAGGAACCTCTTTTCTGGAAAGGATATACTTGGCCAGATTTCAGACTTCTACGATGAGCTCAAGCGGAtggttggtggcggcggcggccagcctgTCACAGACACCCAGGAGGAACACAGCTCAAACCCAAT GAATGGGATCGATGCGATGGAGAAGGTGGCTTGTGATGCTGGCGTCAGCGATCCCATTTCCTCAGAGACAGCCAAGAAGGTGGCAAGACAAGAAACAGTGCAAAAGAGTCCAAGCCCAAT GAAGGGAAAGAAGGTGGGGTTGAAGGTGGAAGCAGGGAAGCAAAGGTCACCCTCTGTGCTGAAGGAGGTGAAGGCAACACCACCGACTCCACAGCGGTTTCCATCCCCATCGCCGAACCGTATTAAGAATGTTAAATCTGGAGGGATGGCAGCAGCAGGCTTACCACTCAAGAAACCGCTGAAG GATAAGGGGACACTTACTAAGGATCTGGAGAGCAAAAAAGATGCTGTGAGGCAACCCTTTGGGGTTAAGGATATGAACAATACTAGAGCTTGTGATGCAGAAGGGAGCTCCGGTAGCATGTTTTGGTTCTTGAAGCCCTGCACTTTCCTTGTGGAGTAG
- the LOC101761885 gene encoding polyadenylate-binding protein RBP47B', whose amino-acid sequence MAAPYHQPTSLEEVRTLWIGDLQYWTDENYLYGCFAHTGEVQSVKIIRNKVTSLPEGYGFIEFISHEAAEKVLQTYNGTQMPGTEHTFRLNWASFSSGERRPDAGPDHSIFVGDLAPDVTDYLLQETFRVNYPSVRGAKVVTDPNTGRSKGYGFVKFADENEKNRAMTEMNGVYCSTRPMRISAAIPKKSAGSQLQYSAAKAIYPATAYAVPQLQTVLPDSDPTNTTIFIGNLDPNVTEDELRQICVQFGELIYVKIPVGKGCGFVQYAARASAEEAVQRLHGTMIGQQAVRLSWGRSPASKQDPSAVWSQQADPNQWASTYYGYGYDTYGYAQDPSYAYGAYAGYSQYPQQVDGTGDATCVAGSHPGMEQKEEPYDPMNIPDVDKLNASYMAVHGRAMLGRSLWLKTNPLPQPT is encoded by the exons ATGGCGGCGCCGTACCACCAGCCGACGAGCCTGGAGGAGGTCCGCACGCTGTGGATCGGCGACCTCCAGTACTGGACCGACGAGAACTACCTCTACGGCTGCTTCGCCCACACCGGGGAG GTACAATCTGTTAAAATAATACGCAACAAAGTAACAAGCCTTCCAGAGGGTTATGGGTTTATAGAATTCATTTCTCATGAAGCTGCTGAGAAAGTTCTGCAGACTTACAATGGCACACAAATGCCTGGAACTGAGCACACGTTCAGATTGAACTGGGCCTCTTTCAGCTCTGGTGAGAGGCGTCCTGATGCAGGACCTGATCATTCGATTTTCGTAGGAGACCTGGCACCTGATGTCACAGATTACTTACTACAGGAGACATTCCGGGTGAACTATCCATCTGTTAGAGGGGCTAAGGTTGTCACAGATCCAAATACTGGGAGATCTAAAGGATATGGATTTGTAAAGTTCGCTGATGAAAATGAAAAGAACCGTGCAATGACAGAAATGAATGGTGTGTACTGCTCAACAAGACCTATGCGGATAAGTGCTGCAATACCTAAGAAATCTGCTGGCTCTCAGCTTCAGTATTCAGCTGCTAAAG CGATATATCCAGCAACAGCTTATGCAGTGCCTCAGCTCCAGACAGTTCTACCAGATAGTGATCCTACAAACACAACG ATATTTATTGGTAACTTGGACCCGAATGTGACAGAAGATGAGCTGAGGCAGATATGTGTTCAGTTTGGGGAGCTTATATATGTAAAGATTCCAGTCGGTAAAGGGTGTGGATTTGTACAGTATGCAGCTAG GGCATCAGCTGAAGAGGCAGTACAACGTCTTCATGGCACAATGATTGGCCAACAAGCAGTTCGCCTTTCATGGGGCCGAAGTCCTGCAAGTAAACAG GATCCATCAGCTGTGTGGAGTCAGCAAGCAGATCCAAATCAGTGGGCAAGCACTTACTATGGATATGGGTACGATACATATGGATATGCTCAGGACCCATCATATGCATATGGTGCTTATGCTGGATATAGCCAGTATCCCCAACAG GTTGACGGAACTGGTGACGCTACTTGTGTTGCTGGTAGCCATCCAGGCATGGAACAAAAAGAGGAGCCATACGATCCAATGAACATACCTGACGTCGACAA GCTGAATGCTTCATACATGGCTGTTCACGGTAGAGCCATGCTAGGGCGGTCCTTGTGGTTGAAGACGAACCCGCTGCCCCAGCCGACATGA
- the LOC101761486 gene encoding E3 ubiquitin ligase BIG BROTHER, producing MNSSRQMELHYINTGFPYTITESFMDFFEGLTYAHADFALTDGFQDQGNPYWAMMHTNSYKYGYSAPGNYYSYAHVYDIDDYMHRADGGRRIWDNTAPVNNVDSANVVLQGGEAPRSTANSATEECIQQVHQSPGSPQVVWQDNIDPDNMTYEELLDLGEAVGTQSRGLSQERISLLPVTKYKCGFFSRKKTRRERCVICQMEYRRGNLQMTLPCKHVYHASCVTRWLSINKVCPVCFAEVPGEEPKRQ from the exons ATGAACAGCAGTCGACAAATGGAACTCCACTACATAAACACTGGGTTCCCATACACCATCACCGAGAGCTTCATGGATTTCTTTGAAGGTCTCACCTATGCTCATGCTGACTTTGCTCTGACGGATGGCTTTCAGGATCAG GGTAACCCATATTGGGCAATGATGCATACAAACTCGTACAAGTATGGATATTCTGCTCCAGGAAACTACTATAGTTACGCCCATGTCTACGACATAGATGATTACATGCATAGAGCAGATGGTGGGCGCAGAATATGGGATAACACCGCACCTGTAAACAATGTGGACTCTGCCAATGTTGTACTGCAGGGTGGTGAAGCTCCCCGTTCAACTGCAAATTCTGCTACCGAGGAAT GCATCCAACAGGTACACCAAAGTCCGGGCAGTCCTCAG GTTGTTTGGCAAGATAACATTGACCCTGACAATATGACATATGAG GAATTGTTGGATTTGGGTGAGGCAGTTGGAACCCAGAGCCGTGGTCTCTCCCAAGAACGCATTTCACTGCTTCCTGTCACAAAGTACAAGTGTGGTTTCTTTTCAAGGAAGAAAACACGTCGTGAAAG GTGTGTGATTTGCCAGATGGAGTACAGGAGAGGAAATTTGCAGATGACACTTCCCTGCAAGCATGTATACCATGCCAGCTGCGTGACAAGATGGCTTAGCATAAACAAG GTATGCCCTGTTTGCTTCGCTGAAGTTCCTGGCGAGGAACCCAAGAGGCAATGA